A single window of Crassostrea angulata isolate pt1a10 chromosome 8, ASM2561291v2, whole genome shotgun sequence DNA harbors:
- the LOC128161325 gene encoding serine/threonine-protein kinase Nek4-like isoform X2: MAGLDQFEFIRQIGKGSYGEVTLQRHKKDRKQYVLKRINLKKASKREQHAAEQEAKLLSKLKHPNIVTYKDSFQGKDGYLHIAMQFCEGGDLYTKLKEQKGVPLEERQVVEWFVQIAMALQYMHERNILHRDLKTQNIFLTKSKIIKVGDLGIARVLESSSDMATTLIGTPYYMSPELFSNKPYNHKSDVWALGCCVYEMATLKHAFNAKDMNSLVYKILKGKMPLMPKQYSPELIQIIKNMLHQEPEKRPSVNRILRDPYIKKNISIFLEETKKSRPSSASRPGTAQRLRPKTAPSNRPPAPLPSSEGSNVNNNSASKMKVHVPEPDGADSTDSAQSVPQPAILRKKGHARKPSDGAKQDLFPIVEDKVISDNHHRNLESSTSSEDTVKANTAKEKSESQSPPRKYDRDSAGGRNSPKKKKNVLRRPARDSDTDSLHSVRSEPNLSARSDSSSSSSSYAKNDVFRKDTLEGSGESVSHGRPKPVSNPRPLPTPPKVSESAGIPVRRPSYEDKLVENNKSSSTSSSKDESCDMETPREPNLSARQRRREKNPAGSSLERPNSARIHLKAPSRHESERVTKAEKSVAYHHWNEFNSPHSARTPRNEYYSKPYRENSYTPRGDVDIWESESYGPKMSKSNSKRVRQPSIKDSSSSEEETLKENEDFKKEREKHRENKEMNNFISLLDTTLKMNKEDDDKSEEDDEVKEVKSHRRVSQPTKPSDADIHRSASLPSVETLCNADRLTTRIQILHTDCVRGVGFEVLHKAFEILSNIEDDELEPQLVDLMGKDKFDQYAGKIWQLKFCNECFEQLPHLRS, translated from the exons ATGGCTGGGTTGGACCAGTTTGAGTTCATAAGGCAGATTGGGAAGGGTAGTTATGGCGAAGTCACACTTCAGAGACATAAGAAGGACAGAAAACAG TATGTGTTAAAGAGAATTAACTTAAAGAAAGCGTCCAAGCGTGAGCAACATGCGGCGGAACAGGAAGCTAAGCTCTTATCCAAACTAAAGCATCCCAACATTGTCACCTATAAGGATTCCTTCCAAGGGAAAGATGGCTACCTCCACATTGCAATGCAGTTTTGTGAGGGTGGGGATCTGTACACCAAACTGAAGGAGCAGAAAGGGGTGCCTCTCGAGGAACGACAGGTGGTGGAGTGGTTTGTGCAGATAGCTATGGCACTGCAG TACATGCATGAAAGAAACATTTTGCACAGAGATTTAAAGacccaaaatatatttttaactaaaagtaaaataattaaagtggGAGACTTGGGAATTGCACG AGTACTGGAGTCGTCCAGTGACATGGCCACCACACTGATAGGGACACCCTACTACATGAGTCCTGAGCTCTTCTCCAACAAACCATACAACCACAAG TCTGATGTGTGGGCATTAGGATGCTGTGTTTATGAAATGGCAACCCTAAAGCATGCTTTTAATGCGAAAGACATGAACTCCTTGGTGTACAAGATTTTGAAAGGAAAG ATGCCTCTGATGCCCAAACAGTACAGCCCCGAACTGATTCAGATCATAAAGAACATGCTGCACCAGGAACCAGAGAAACGACCCTCAGTCAATCGCATTCTCAGGGACCCTTATATCAAAAAGAACATCTCAATATTTTTAGAAGAAACCAAGAAAAG cCGTCCATCCAGTGCTAGTCGTCCTGGGACAGCCCAACGACTTCGACCTAAAACTGCCCCCTCTAACCGTCCCCCAGCCCCCCTCCCCTCCAGTGAGGGCtctaatgtaaacaacaacTCGGCCAGTAAGATGAAGGTTCATGTTCCCGAACCAGATGGAGCTGATAGCACAGACAGTGCACAG TCAGTTCCTCAGCCAGCCATTTTGCGGAAGAAAGGCCACGCACGTAAACCTTCCGACGGAGCCAAGCAGGATCTGTTCCCCATCGTAGAGGATAAAGTGATCAGTGACAACCACCACAGGAACCTGGAGTCATCCACCAGCTCCGAGGACACGGTCAAGGCCAACACTGCCAAGGAG AAGTCGGAGTCTCAGTCTCCTCCAAGGAAGTATGACAGGGACTCAGCAGGAGGAAGGAACTCccccaaaaagaaaaagaacgtgTTGAGGAGGCCGGCTCGGGACAGCGACACAGACTCGCTTCACAGTGTGAGATCTGAACCAAATCTCAGTGCTCGATCAGACTCGAGCTCATCTTCAAGTTCTTATGCCAAAAATGATGTGTTTAGAAAA GACACACTAGAAGGCAGTGGTGAATCGGTAAGCCATGGAAGA CCAAAGCCAGTCAGTAACCCCCGACCCCTGCCTACGCCCCCCAAGGTCAGTGAAAGCGCAGGAATCCCGGTGAGGCGACCTAGTTATGAGGACAAGCTGGTGGAAAACAACAAGTCGTCCAGCACTTCTAGCTCTAAAGACGAGTCATGTGACATGGAAACGCCCAGG gaacCAAATCTTTCTGCACGGCAGAGACGACGAGAGAAAAACCCTGCAGGATCAT CCCTAGAGAGACCTAACTCTGCTCGCATTCATCTGAAGGCCCCATCTCGTCACGAATCTGAGCGAGTCACAAAGGCTGAGAAAAGCGTG GCTTATCACCACTGGAACGAGTTCAATTCTCCGCACTCAGCCAGGACGCCCAGAAATGAGTATTACAGTAAGCCGTACCGCGAGAATAGTTACACCCCTCGCGGGGACGTCGATATCTGGGAGTCGGAATCT TATGGGCCTAAGATGTCGAAATCAAATTCCAAGAGAGTACGGCAGCCATCAATCAAAGACAGCTCCAGCTCAGAGGAAGAGACGCTGAAAGAAAACGAGGATTTCaagaaggagagagagaaacacag agaaaataaggaaatgaacaACTTTATTTCACTTCTTGACACAACCTTGAAAATGAACAAAGAAGATGATGACAAGTCTGAGGAGGATGATGAGGTCAAAGAGGTCAAAAGTCATCGCCGCGTCAGTCAGCCGACCAAGCCGTCCGACGCTGACATACACAGGAGTGCCTCACTGCCCA GTGTAGAGACATTATGTAATGCTGACAGATTGACAACCAGAATACAAATACTTCATAC GGACTGTGTTCGAGGAGTGGGGTTCGAAGTCCTACACAAAGCCTTTGAAATCCTCTCAAACATTGAAGATGATGAGTTAGAG CCACAACTAGTGGATCTCATGGGCAAAGACAAATTTGACCAATATGCAGGGAAGATTTGGCAGCTGAAATTTTGTAACGAGTGTTTCGAGCAACTTCCACACTTAAGGAGCTAA